From the Syngnathoides biaculeatus isolate LvHL_M chromosome 10, ASM1980259v1, whole genome shotgun sequence genome, one window contains:
- the LOC133507263 gene encoding tubulin beta-6 chain isoform X2: protein MREIVHLQIGQCGNQIGSKFWEVISEEHGINKTGIYEGDSTVQLDRVNVYFNEAHGGKYVPRSLLVDLEPGTMDSIRGSRIGALFRPDNFIHGNSGAGNNWAKGHYTEGAELIEQVMDRVRNESESCDCLQGFQLVHSLGGGTGSGMGTLMINKIREEYPDRIMTSFSVMPSPKVSDTVVEPYNATLSVHQLLESTDETFCIDNEALYDICFRTLKLTTPTYGDLNHLVSMTMSGVTTSLRFPGQLNADLRKLAVNMVPFPRLHFFMPGFAPLTARGSQQYRALTVPELTQQMFDARNMMTACDPRRGRYLTVAGVFRGRMSTKQVDEQMLAVQQKNSNHFVDWIPHNVKVAVCDVPPRGLKMASTFIGNNTAIQEIFRRVGDQFALMFRRKAFLHWYTGEGMDEMEFTEAEGNLNDLVSEYQQYQDATADIESEVDDEDEQELPVMSTAPSVQPQMEVTMETVTEIRREPSDEDRP, encoded by the exons ATGCGTGAAATTGTACATCTGCAAATTGGACAATGTGGCAACCAAATCGGCTCAAAG TTCTGGGAAGTGATCAGCGAGGAACACGGGATCAACAAGACGGGCATCTATGAGGGCGACAGCACGGTCCAACTGGACAGAGTCAACGTCTACTTCAACGAAGCACACG GTGGTAAATATGTACCTCGGTCTCTGCTGGTTGACCTGGAACCCGGAACTATGGACAGCATCCGAGGCAGTCGCATCGGTGCTCTCTTTAGGCCGGACAACTTTATTCATG GCAACTCAGGGGCTGGCAATAACTGGGCAAAGGGCCACTACACCGAGGGGGCGGAGCTGATAGAACAGGTGATGGACCGGGTGAGGAACGAGAGCGAGAGCTGTGACTGCCTGCAGGGCTTCCAGCTGGTTCACTCCCTGGGCGGGGGCACAGGCTCCGGCATGGGAACCCTCATGATCAACAAGATCCGAGAGGAGTACCCTGACCGCATCATGACCAGCTTCAGCGTCATGCCCTCGCCGAAGGTCTCCGACACAGTGGTGGAGCCCTACAATGCCACCCTGTCGGTGCACCAACTGCTGGAAAGCACAGACGAGACCTTCTGCATTGACAATGAGGCGCTGTATGACATCTGCTTCCGCACGCTCAAACTCACCACGCCCACGTACGGGGACCTCAACCACTTGGTATCCATGACCATGAGCGGGGTCACCACGTCCCTGAGATTCCCCGGGCAGCTGAACGCTGACTTGAGGAAGCTGGCAGTCAACATGGTGCCTTTCCCCCGGCTCCACTTCTTCATGCCAGGTTTCGCTCCACTGACGGCGCGTGGCAGTCAGCAGTATCGTGCCCTTACCGTACCTGAGCTCACCCAGCAGATGTTCGACGCCCGTAACATGATGACAGCCTGCGACCCCAGGCGGGGCCGCTACCTCACCGTCGCTGGCGTCTTCCGGGGAAGGATGTCCACGAAACAGGTCGATGAACAAATGCTGGCCGTCCAGCAGAAGAACAGCAACCACTTTGTAGATTGGATCCCGCACAATGTCAAGGTTGCCGTATGTGACGTCCCGCCTCGAGGCCTCAAAATGGCCTCCACGTTTATCGGCAACAACACGGCCATTCAGGAGATCTTCCGCCGAGTGGGCGATCAGTTTGCGCTGATGTTCAGGCGCAAGGCCTTTCTCCACTGGTACACGGGTGAGGGCATGGACGAGATGGAGTTCACGGAGGCAGAGGGCAACCTCAATGACCTGGTGTCCGAGTATCAGCAGTACCAAGACGCCACGGCCGACATCGAGTCCGAAGTGGACGACGAAGACGAGCAAGAGTTGCCCGTGATGTCTACAGCCCCGAGTGTCCAGCCTCAAATGGAAGTTACGATGGAAACAGTGACAGAAATTCGTAGAGAACCCTCGGATGAGGACAGACCTTGA
- the LOC133507263 gene encoding tubulin beta chain isoform X1: MREIVHLQIGQCGNQIGSKFWEVISEEHGINKTGIYEGDSTVQLDRVNVYFNEAHGKASSRKSTSALPMMTASRFLCPGGKYVPRSLLVDLEPGTMDSIRGSRIGALFRPDNFIHGNSGAGNNWAKGHYTEGAELIEQVMDRVRNESESCDCLQGFQLVHSLGGGTGSGMGTLMINKIREEYPDRIMTSFSVMPSPKVSDTVVEPYNATLSVHQLLESTDETFCIDNEALYDICFRTLKLTTPTYGDLNHLVSMTMSGVTTSLRFPGQLNADLRKLAVNMVPFPRLHFFMPGFAPLTARGSQQYRALTVPELTQQMFDARNMMTACDPRRGRYLTVAGVFRGRMSTKQVDEQMLAVQQKNSNHFVDWIPHNVKVAVCDVPPRGLKMASTFIGNNTAIQEIFRRVGDQFALMFRRKAFLHWYTGEGMDEMEFTEAEGNLNDLVSEYQQYQDATADIESEVDDEDEQELPVMSTAPSVQPQMEVTMETVTEIRREPSDEDRP; the protein is encoded by the exons ATGCGTGAAATTGTACATCTGCAAATTGGACAATGTGGCAACCAAATCGGCTCAAAG TTCTGGGAAGTGATCAGCGAGGAACACGGGATCAACAAGACGGGCATCTATGAGGGCGACAGCACGGTCCAACTGGACAGAGTCAACGTCTACTTCAACGAAGCACACGGTAAGGCGTCATCGAGAAAGTCCACGTCGGCCTTACCGATGATGACTGCGTCTCGTTTTCTGTGTCCAGGTGGTAAATATGTACCTCGGTCTCTGCTGGTTGACCTGGAACCCGGAACTATGGACAGCATCCGAGGCAGTCGCATCGGTGCTCTCTTTAGGCCGGACAACTTTATTCATG GCAACTCAGGGGCTGGCAATAACTGGGCAAAGGGCCACTACACCGAGGGGGCGGAGCTGATAGAACAGGTGATGGACCGGGTGAGGAACGAGAGCGAGAGCTGTGACTGCCTGCAGGGCTTCCAGCTGGTTCACTCCCTGGGCGGGGGCACAGGCTCCGGCATGGGAACCCTCATGATCAACAAGATCCGAGAGGAGTACCCTGACCGCATCATGACCAGCTTCAGCGTCATGCCCTCGCCGAAGGTCTCCGACACAGTGGTGGAGCCCTACAATGCCACCCTGTCGGTGCACCAACTGCTGGAAAGCACAGACGAGACCTTCTGCATTGACAATGAGGCGCTGTATGACATCTGCTTCCGCACGCTCAAACTCACCACGCCCACGTACGGGGACCTCAACCACTTGGTATCCATGACCATGAGCGGGGTCACCACGTCCCTGAGATTCCCCGGGCAGCTGAACGCTGACTTGAGGAAGCTGGCAGTCAACATGGTGCCTTTCCCCCGGCTCCACTTCTTCATGCCAGGTTTCGCTCCACTGACGGCGCGTGGCAGTCAGCAGTATCGTGCCCTTACCGTACCTGAGCTCACCCAGCAGATGTTCGACGCCCGTAACATGATGACAGCCTGCGACCCCAGGCGGGGCCGCTACCTCACCGTCGCTGGCGTCTTCCGGGGAAGGATGTCCACGAAACAGGTCGATGAACAAATGCTGGCCGTCCAGCAGAAGAACAGCAACCACTTTGTAGATTGGATCCCGCACAATGTCAAGGTTGCCGTATGTGACGTCCCGCCTCGAGGCCTCAAAATGGCCTCCACGTTTATCGGCAACAACACGGCCATTCAGGAGATCTTCCGCCGAGTGGGCGATCAGTTTGCGCTGATGTTCAGGCGCAAGGCCTTTCTCCACTGGTACACGGGTGAGGGCATGGACGAGATGGAGTTCACGGAGGCAGAGGGCAACCTCAATGACCTGGTGTCCGAGTATCAGCAGTACCAAGACGCCACGGCCGACATCGAGTCCGAAGTGGACGACGAAGACGAGCAAGAGTTGCCCGTGATGTCTACAGCCCCGAGTGTCCAGCCTCAAATGGAAGTTACGATGGAAACAGTGACAGAAATTCGTAGAGAACCCTCGGATGAGGACAGACCTTGA
- the prelid3b gene encoding PRELI domain containing protein 3B codes for MKIWTSEHIFNHPWETVTKAAMQKYPNPMNPSVFGVDVLDRTVDQQGRLHSKRLLSTEWGLPSIVKSIIGNTRTCTYIQEHSVVDPHEKRLELQSTNITFTNLVSVDEKLTYKPHPEDSKKTILTQEAIISVKGVSLSSYLEGVLASTISTNAGKGREAVEWVIRRLNTEIEELAATARGAIRTPMAAATVTDK; via the exons ATGAAGATTTGGACCTCGGAACACATATTCAA TCACCCATGGGAGACGGTGACCAAGGCCGCGATGCAAAAGTATCCCAATCCAATGAATCCCAGCGTGTTCGGGGTAGACGTTTTGGACCGGACTGTGGACCAACAGGGCCGCCTACACAGCAAAAGGCTTCTCAGCACTGAGTGGGGTCTTCCCTCTATTGTAAAGTCC ATCATTGGCAACACGCGGACGTGCACATACATTCAAGAGCACTCAGTTGTGGATCCACACGAGAAGCGTTTGGAACTTCAGTCTACAAAT ATCACGTTCACTAACTTGGTGTCTGTGGATGAGAAGTTAACGTATAAACCCCACCCTGAGGATTCTAAAAA AACAATCCTGACACAAGAAGCTATCATCTCTGTAAAAGGAGTAAGTCTCAGCAGCTACCTGGAGGGCGTTCTCGCAAGCACCATCTCGACCAATGCGGGGAAG GGCCGTGAAGCCGTGGAGTGGGTGATCCGACGGCTCAACACTGAAATCGAGGAGCTGGCGGCGACGGCGCGCGGGGCGATACGCACCCCCATGGCCGCCGCCACCGTCACTGACAAATGA
- the glyctk gene encoding glycerate kinase has translation MAHALFLIRPQPFLALLGRRKMSLHAGAREVFAAALEAVQPDVALRQHLERRGNSLVCSGRTFPLSNNVHVVGFGKAVLGMATEAERILGDHLVRGVISVPRGIQQALRQHGKHHLLLKESSRIQVMEGAQHNLPDADSQKAAECIARLASALTERDLLLVLISGGGSALLPAPIPPITLQEKLDITRKVAGGGATIQELNTVRRALSVLKGGGLAQCAHPAQVLALILSDVIGDPLDLIASGPTVEGPVCREEVLVVLERYSLLNSAPASVKHVLGRLPLRQEVGTNKAGHVLNTIIGSNSIALQHAGRRALQLGFRPIVLSTGVCGDVRSVSRLYGLLARFACSRGDTPSELGSEVLKLGPQVGVESGDLRRVMHSLEQARSQGRGAACVLAGGEPTVELTGKGRGGRNQELAMRVGLELRGLQPLLDSPVFLSGGTDGQDGPTEAAGAVTDAKLYEDAKKQKLDMSSFLKNNDSFTFFTHLSGGRNLLVPGLTCTNVMDVHILLIPQCAK, from the exons ATGGCACATGCTCTCTTTCTGATCCGGCCCCAACCGTTCCTGGCTCTCCTGGGGAGGAGGAAAATGTCACTACACGCTGGGGCACGCGAGGTGTTTGCGGCGGCGCTGGAGGCCGTGCAGCCAGACGTCGCCCTCCGGCAGCATTTGGAGCGCCGAGGCAATTCCTTGGTGTGCAGCGGTCGCACGTTCCCTCTGAGCAACAATGTGCACGTGGTGGGCTTCGGAAAAGCGGTGCTGGGCATGGCCACCGAGGCCGAGAGGATTCTGGGAGACCACTTGGTGCGAGGGGTCATCAGCGTGCCTCGTGGCATTCAGCAGGCATTACGCCAGCATGGCAAACA CCACCTTCTATTAAAGGAAAGCAGCCGCATCCAAGTCATGGAGGGCGCTCAACACAACCTGCCCGACGCTGACTCCCAGAAGGCAGCAGAATGCATCGCCCGGCTGGCGAGCGCATTGACGGAGAGAGACCTGCTTCTCGTGCTCATTTCAG GTGGGGGCTCGGCGTTGCTACCCGCACCCATTCCGCCAATAACCCTGCAAGAGAAACTCGATATCACCCGCAAAGTGGCGGGCGGGGGCGCCACCATTCAGGAGCTGAACACCGTCAGACGTGCCTTGTCCGTGTTGAAGGGCGGAGGGCTTGCGCAGTGCGCTCACCCGGCTCAG GTGTTGGCGCTGATACTGTCTGACGTGATTGGCGATCCACTGGACCTGATAGCGAGCGGTCCCACGGTGGAGGGCCCGGTGTGTCGCGAAGAGGTGCTGGTGGTCCTCGAGCGCTACAGCTTGCTGAACTCTGCCCCTGCTTCTGTGAAGCACGTGTTGGGGAGACTTCCACTCCGACAAGAAGTTGGAACGAACAAGGCAGGGCACGTTCTCAATACAATAATCGGTTCCAATAGCATTGCTCTTCAGCACGCGGGCCGCCGGGCGCTCCAGCTCGGTTTCCGTCCAATTGTGCTATCGACAGGCGTGTGCGGTGATGTGAGGTCAGTGTCCCGTCTTTACGGGCTCCTGGCCCGCTTCGCCTGCTCTCGCGGGGATACTCCGTCCGAGCTCGGCTCAGAGGTGCTGAAGCTGGGGCCGCAGGTGGGCGTGGAAAGCGGGGACCTTCGCCGCGTCATGCACAGTTTGGAGCAGGCCCGGTCACAGGGACGGGGCGCCGCATGCGTGTTGGCGGGGGGCGAGCCCACCGTGGAGCTGACGGGTAAAGGCCGTGGAGGTCGCAACCAAGAGCTGGCTATGAGAGTGGGACTGGAGCTGAGAGGCTTGCAGCCCCTGCTAGACAGTCCCGTCTTCCTGAGCGGCGGAACCGATGGCCAGGATGGGCCCACCGAGGCAGCCGGGGCCGTCACAGATGCAAAGTTGTATGAAGACGCCAAAAAACAGAAACTGGACATGAGCAGTTTCCTTAAAAACAATGattctttcactttttttacaCATCTTTCTGGTGGGCGTAATTTACTCGTACCAGGCTTAACCTGCACCAATGTCATGGATGTGCACATCCTCCTCATTCCACAATGTGCCAAATAG
- the tcta gene encoding T-cell leukemia translocation-altered gene protein homolog produces the protein MEEPWDFEFVSRVADGCLSFLSEFVEDWLANDMRVSIFKILLSWLIFSLLAIHFAWRVYGNTVNDMYYRQGSGQNGGTPDTTPGLGRWGNTAGEPFKSHRD, from the exons ATGGAAGAGCCTTGGGACTTTGAGTTTGTTTCCCGTGTCGCTGACGGCTGCTTGTCGTTTCTGTCCGAATTCGTGGAGGACTGGCTCGCCAACGACATGAGAGTGTCCATATTCAAAATCCTCCTCAGCTGGTTAATTTTCAGTCTCCTAGCTATTCACTTCGCATGGAGGGTTTACGGGAACACGGTGAACGATATGTATTACCGACagg GGAGCGGGCAGAACGGGGGGACACCCGACACAACGCCTGGCCTGGGCAGATG GGGGAACACGGCGGGGGAACCATTCAAGTCTCATAGGGATTAG